From Oryza sativa Japonica Group chromosome 4, ASM3414082v1, one genomic window encodes:
- the LOC4335371 gene encoding cASP-like protein 2A1, protein MSKMAEEKVLAAPATVDGGMQSSGDLQASSAAAARVRPVETLLRAAPLGLCVAAMAIMLRNSVTNEYGTVSYSDLGGFKYLVYANGLCAAYSLASAFYIAVPRPATLSRSWVVFLLDQVFTYLILAAGAASAELLYLAYNGDKEVTWSEACGVFGGFCRQARTSVAITFASVACYILLSLISSYRLFSAYDPPQPSLGNKGVEIAAFPR, encoded by the exons ATGTCCAAGATGGCGGAGGAGAAGGTGCTGGCGGCGCCGGCCACCGTCGACGGCGGGATGCAGTCCTCCGGGGACCTGCAggcttcgtcggcggcggcggcgcgtgtgcGGCCCGTCGAGAcgctcctccgcgccgcgccgctgggGCTCtgcgtcgccgccatggccatcaTGCTCCGCAACTCGGTCACCAACGAGTACGGCACCGTCTCCTACTCCGACCTCGGCGGCTTCAA GTACCTGGTGTACGCGAACGGGCTCTGCGCCGCCTACTCGCTGGCGTCGGCGTTCTACATCGCCGTGCCGAGGCCGGCGACGTTGTCCCGCTCCTGGGTCGTTTTCCTCCTCGACCAG GTGTTCACGTACCTGATCCTGGCAGcgggggcggcgtcggcggagctACTGTACCTGGCGTACAACGGCGACAAGGAGGTGACGTGGAGCGAGGCGTGCGGCGTCTTCGGTGGATTCTGCCGGCAGGCGAGGACGTCGGTGGCCATCACCTTCGCCTCCGTTGCCTGCTACAtcctcctctccctcatctCCTCCTACCGCCTCTTCAGCGCCTACGACCCACCCCAGCCTTCCCTCGGCAACAAGGGCGTCGAGATCGCCGCCTTCCCCCgctga